In Deltaproteobacteria bacterium, the genomic stretch CCTGCAAGGGGACGGGGAGGGTGCAGATGGAGAGCAAACCTTGAGGAAAATTCCAAATTCCAAATTCCAAATTCCAAATAAAACACAAAAAACAAAAAACAAACTGGTTCGTCTCGATAGCTATTTTCGCAAGACCTATCCCCACGTAACTCGTCGGGAGCTTCTGAAATTTTTCCGGGAGAAAAAAATTCTCGTCGGGGGCCGTCCGGCGGCAAAAAGCGATCCGGTGACCGGCGGGGAAAATTTCACCCTTCCTCCGGAGTTTTTCCGGACGGAGCGGAGCCTTGCGCCAAACCCGGAACTCGGAGTCAAAATCATCCACGAGGACGACGCGATTTTGGTCGTGTCGAAGCCGGCGGGCATGCCGTCGGTGGCGCATTCGTATGACGAAACAGGGACGCTGGCCAATTTTTTAATCGCCCATGATCCAAAATTAGCCGGCGTCGGCGATAAACCCCTGGAGCCGGGGATGGTCCATCGTCTGGACACGGAAACCTCGGGCCTGATGGTCGTGGCAAAGACAGCGGAGGCCTTTGCGAATCTGAAAGGTCAGTTTAAGGAACGGAAGGTCTTGAAAGAATATCGGACGCTGGTGGAGGGAGTGGTAAAGGAGGGAGGAGAAATCACGGCGCCGATCGGGACGAATCCGAAAAACATCCGGAAGGTGAAAGTCTTTGCCGAGCGTCAAATCCCCCCTGGCCCCCCTTTAGCAAAGGGGGGGAGGGGGGATTTAATCAAAGGGGCGCAGGAGGCGGTCACAAAATACCGCGTTGAGAAGACATATCCCGAAAAAACCCTCCTTCGCGTCCAAATCATCACCGGCGTCCGCCATCAGATTCGCGCACATCTGGCTTATCTCGGCCATCCGGTGGTCGGTGACGGATTGTACGGATCGAAATTGA encodes the following:
- a CDS encoding RluA family pseudouridine synthase, yielding MRKIPNSKFQIPNKTQKTKNKLVRLDSYFRKTYPHVTRRELLKFFREKKILVGGRPAAKSDPVTGGENFTLPPEFFRTERSLAPNPELGVKIIHEDDAILVVSKPAGMPSVAHSYDETGTLANFLIAHDPKLAGVGDKPLEPGMVHRLDTETSGLMVVAKTAEAFANLKGQFKERKVLKEYRTLVEGVVKEGGEITAPIGTNPKNIRKVKVFAERQIPPGPPLAKGGRGDLIKGAQEAVTKYRVEKTYPEKTLLRVQIITGVRHQIRAHLAYLGHPVVGDGLYGSKLKARRLCLHAVGLGFVHPVTGEWVEFEDAPQNGTDPENFGVDPA